The genomic segment ATCACCACCATTGGTAAGTCTTCTGGGACCTGTAGGACACATACATCCATGTCCTAGCTCCTCAGAACCTTTCTAGAAACCCAACTCTGGTCACTCAGCCCTATTGGGGCTATAATCAGGCCAGTTGCAGGCTATTCTTTTGATACTTTCTTAGGGATTTAGTAAGTCCTTGCGCTGATCATGCCTGGGAAGGTTTCCATGAGTCTCGACCTGGGCTCTTTGAGCAGAAACAGCGACACAGCCTCATGgccagagccatgcaagagattAACCAGATTGCTCATTGCAGAAACCCAGATCATGACTACTTACTAAGCTGGGTGTCTGTTTCAGTTCTCAGGCTGCATAGCCAACCAGTCCAGAAGTTTGGCTCAAAATGCAGCTTCTTCTCTTTCACCATTCTGTGAGCTTGACTGGGCTCAGCTGGCCAGTTCTTGCTTGGGCTCCCAATGCAGTGGCAGTCAAACAATGGCTGGGCTGGAGTCTTCTGAAAGCCAAACTCATCTGATGGCCCAGAtggctcctcccatcacaggtttGACAGCtgatgctggctgttggctgggagcTCAGCTGGGGATGAAAACACAAGGCCTCTGCATGTGTTTTCTACCTGCATGTGGGAACCAAGGCGAAAAGCAGCAGGCTTCTTAGACCTCACCTGTCCAGCGTCACTTCCGCTGCCTAGACTGCTTCTGTTGTGAAGCCACTAAAGCTCAGATTCCAAGGGAAGAGGATTAGACAACACGTTGGTGTGAGCAGTTGCATAAGAAGGGAGGGAATTGAGGATGGCTATCTTTGGAGACCATCTACCACAGTGCTTCTGGGGAATCTACACAGACAGCATGTCTTGTAACTTGCACAGTGGTACCATATGGACTAATGGAAGACCTGTTGACCAGGCTTAGtccctgccttcagggagctcCTTGTATGGAGGAGATACAGCTCATGTCATCATAATTGCTTTATCAATGATCATGATCAGAGTATGATCAAGGGAAATGTCATTACTTAAGTACTGATAATAGATCAGTATCAGTTTATCTTAGAGaatgggctgtgtgtgtgttggaagcAAGGCCCACTGGTTCAACCACCCCTCCTGTTCTTGGCCTCACTCTCTCCTTCCTCAGGATATGGCAATGTGGCTCCCAAGACCCCTGCTGGTCGCCTCTTCTGTGTCTTCTATGGTCTCTTCGGGGTGCCGCTCTGCCTGACGTGGATCAGTGCCCTGGGCAAGTTCTTCGGGGGACGCGCCAAGAGACTAGGGCAGTTCCTTACCAGGAGAGGCGTGAGTCTGGTATGTCCCCTACCCTGGGTGTTGGGCAGAGATGGGGGAACCATGACAGGTGAGGGGAGGACAGGAAGGCTCCAGGAATTGGACCAGGGATGGAAGGACAGATGGCAAGAGGGTAGTTTCACAGCTCCTTGCCCTCCTGGGTCAGGCTGGGTACCCAGCTAGCCTCTCCTCTAGCTGACTCCCTAGCCCTCCGGGTGCCTTTGCTGGGTTTCCAAGTCTCCACTGTTGTCTGACTTGGCCTTCTGCTCCCCATCAGCGGAAGGCGCAGATCACGTGCACAGTCATCTTCATCGTGTGGGGCGTCCTGGTCCACCTGGTGATCCCACCCTTCGTGTTCATGGTGACCGAGGGGTGGAACTACATCGAGGGCCTCTACTACTCCTTCATCACCATCTCCACCATTGGCTTCGGTGACTTTGTGGCCGGTGagtccctgcctcagcctcccacctctttttctgcttctttgattTCAGCACAGCAGACCTATGTTGGGGGTGCCCGTGGTAGGGTTCCATGTTCTGGGCACTTCTCTTACCCAGTGGGATTGTCAACCCACTCTGCCAGTTGCAAGAGGAAACCAAGACCCGGAGTAATGGCAGAAGACTCTTTTCTCTCTGGTTCCCTTTCTCAGACATgacttttttcctcctcctttcctctctgctcAGTCTCTGATCTCCTCTCCCTCTGTTCTCCCATGACTCCTGAGCTTGGCTTCATGGAGGGCTTGCAAGTAGGGCCTTCTGCCTGCATGGTTGATACCTGTTACCCAGGGAGCCCCTGAGCCCACCAGCACCCCCTCCACGCCCTCAGCAGCCTTTCATCTTTCACAAGAGCTGAGGGAGCTGTCCTGGAGGCATGGCTTAGAGGCCTGGGGCTTTGTTCCTGCTATAGCAAGCTTAAAGACAAGGGAGGCCTTCTCCCCAGctgccctgcccccagccctgacACTCCCTCCTACTCCTCCCCTGCTTAATACAGGGAAGCGATGAGGTTCTTTGGCCCCTTTGTCTGAAGGCCTGTCACCAGCTGGCCCCAGCCATGCACAAATTTGTGTTTGTGGCCTGCACAGCATCTTGGTTCTTAATCTTCTTGACACCCTGTTTGACCCTGTTGACCCAGCAACCTCAACTTCTGCTCCAGAGGCCTCTGTTCTCTACCCCCTCCCTTTTGCCCAGAGGGCAGTGGGAGACCACTAGCCTTGTACTTGATGTATGTGGCATCTGGGAGCAGTTGGCTGAGTTGGGGGAAGAACAGGAAAGAGAGGCACAAACACTCCCCTGACCCTAGCAAGTCTGGGCCTGCTATCCTGGGCAGTACATTTGGACAAGGCACAACCCTGCCATTGTCCAGACCTTGAGGCCCAGAGCAGGCTAAGGAGATGCCTCTGGTATTAGGGAAGTACAGATGTACATTTAGCCATACTTTCTCAGCACCAGCAAGACACCAAaccctgcctcagctttctcatctgtaaaattagtaaaaataataactattcaTGAGTGTTGAGGGTAGGGCCTGGCTATATCAGTGTGTGCCCCCATTACTGTCATCATGAAACTCTGCTTGTGATTGAGAGCCTTGAGCAGGATTAACAGAACCACTCAGGGCACCTGCTATCTGAGCCCGGTCAGAGGAGGAGAACCGACCCAGTGACAGCACCTAGAGGAACCTCTAGTCTGATGAAAGAGGTAGCCCCCTTCCTCCAGGACCCTTCTGTAAGTTGCTCTTGTATCTAGTCGAGGGGGCAAATGGAATATGGGTCAACATGCCTGTACATGTAGTCGTAAAAGACATTTCAAATAATCCTCGAGTGTAGAAGAACCTTCAGAGCTGTAGAGGGTAATCCAGGAAGGCTCCCTGCAACAGGAGGGGGATGTGGAGCAGACAGAGCCCTCCTCCAGGTCAAGGGACAGCTGATTTGAGGAAGCCAGAAGGAGGAAGTCAGGAAGGCAGACCAGAccttcaaggaaaataaaaatggttcAATGGTTCAAAGTATTTCCTGCCAGGGTAGGTGCTTCCTGGGTCATCCTGACCTAACCACCAGCCTTGTTTGTAATCCACCAGTGTGAGTCTAGCCCCAGCTTGGAGGGTGCTGGGGGCTCCCTTGTGTAATATccatcttttcagtttttaagtgAACTGTACCATATACACAGAACAGCTGGGGATGGTAGAAGAATCaacagaaaggcaaataaataCTCATGAACTATTTCTTGACCTGTGTGTTGGTTACATTGCCAGTCCCCCAAAACCCCTTTAGCTTCCTTCAAAGAGTCACtgtcttgactttttttttttgagacggagtctgtgtctgctgcccaggctagagtggcagtggtgtgatcttggctcactgcaacctccgcctcccaggttcaagcctcctgagtagctgggattacaggtgcctgccaccatacccggctaattgttgtattgttagtggagacggggtttcaccatgttggtcaggctggtctcgaactcctgacctcaagtgatccacctgccttgacctcccaaagtgctgggattgcagacgtgagccaccgtgcctggcctgtcttGACTTTTTGTAGTTGAGGAAACCGAGACTCAGAGACAGGCTGGATACTGGGATGGGGTCATGAATGACAGTGGGCCCAAGCCCTTCGGGAAGATGGGATAGTCCAGGGTCTAGAACAGGCCCCTTTCTATCCCACTGCACCCCCATCCTGTGCTCTGGCCTGACTCCTGCTCAGATCACACAGCATTGGCCATTGCACATTTCCCGGGCCCTGCTAACTCTGTGACCTCTGGACTGCCCATCTGCTCAGGTGTGAACCCCAGCGCCAACTACCACGCCCTGTACCGCTACTTCGTGGAGCTCTGGATCTACTTGGGGCTGGCCTGGCTGTCCCTTTTTGTCAACTGGAAGGTGAGCATGTTTGTGGAAGTCCATAAAGCCATTAAGAAGCGGCGGCGGCGACGGAAGGAGTCCTTTGAGAGCTCCCCACACTCCCGGAAGGCCTTGCAGGTGAAGGGAAGCGCAGCCTCCAAGGACGTCAACATCTTCAGCTTTCTCTCCAAGAAGGAGGAGACCTACAACGACCTCATCAAGCAGATCGGGAAGAAGGCCATGAAGACAAGCGGGGGTGGGGAGACGGGCCCCGGCCCAGGGCTGGGGCCTCAAGGCGGTGGGCTCCCAGCACTGCCCCCTTCCCTGGCGCCCCTGGTGGTCTACTCCAAGAACCGGGTGCCCACCTTGGAAGAGGTGTCACAGACACTGAGGAGCAAAGGCCATGTATCAAGGCCCCCAGATGAGGAGGCCGTGGCACGGGCCCCTGAAGACAGCTCCCCTGCCCCCGAGGTGTTCATGAACCAGCTGGACCGCATCAGCGAGGAATGCGAGCCATGGGACGCCCAGGACTACCACCCACTCATCTTCCAGGACGCCAGCATCACCTTCGTGAACGCGGAGGCTGGCCTCTCGGACGAGGAGACCTCTAAGTCCTCGCTAGAGGACAACTTGGCAGGGGAGGAGAGCCCCCAGCAGGGGGCCG from the Macaca mulatta isolate MMU2019108-1 chromosome 4, T2T-MMU8v2.0, whole genome shotgun sequence genome contains:
- the KCNK5 gene encoding potassium channel subfamily K member 5; the protein is MVDRGPLLTSAIIFYLAIGAAIFEVLEEPHWKEAKKNYYTQKLHLLKEFPCLGQEGLEKILEVVSDAAGQGVAITGNQTFNNWNWPNAMIFAATVITTIGYGNVAPKTPAGRLFCVFYGLFGVPLCLTWISALGKFFGGRAKRLGQFLTRRGVSLRKAQITCTVIFIVWGVLVHLVIPPFVFMVTEGWNYIEGLYYSFITISTIGFGDFVAGVNPSANYHALYRYFVELWIYLGLAWLSLFVNWKVSMFVEVHKAIKKRRRRRKESFESSPHSRKALQVKGSAASKDVNIFSFLSKKEETYNDLIKQIGKKAMKTSGGGETGPGPGLGPQGGGLPALPPSLAPLVVYSKNRVPTLEEVSQTLRSKGHVSRPPDEEAVARAPEDSSPAPEVFMNQLDRISEECEPWDAQDYHPLIFQDASITFVNAEAGLSDEETSKSSLEDNLAGEESPQQGAEAKAPLNMGEFPSSDESTFTSTESELSVPYEQLMNEYNKANSPKGT